One window of the Trifolium pratense cultivar HEN17-A07 linkage group LG2, ARS_RC_1.1, whole genome shotgun sequence genome contains the following:
- the LOC123907160 gene encoding 1-phosphatidylinositol-3-phosphate 5-kinase FAB1A isoform X2: MGTPDKKISDLVDVVRSWIPRRIEPPNVSRDFWMPDQSCRVCYDCDSQFTVFNRRHHCRICGRVFCAKCTANFIPAFPHEANNGRENSERIRVCNYCFKPWEKGVAAVDNATPSATPLLSPSPSSTSLVSSKSSHSSSSTAGSVPYSTGSYQCVPCSPHQSSQMNPITDEQENLNSGMSTNPSEAVENLNSNQNGYCFNRSDDEDDDYGDSDTESRHYSRVNDYDDLVNIQGIDRVYGPHIMHSDGANCQERSSSCLSPPLNLELDGADGIQTPGKEADEHDPTDGCETSPYQEEVNNMEPVDFENNGLLWLPPEPEDEEDDREAVLFYDDDEDEGSTGEWAYQRSSTSFGSGEFRSRDKSGENNKKAMKNVVEGHFRALVDQLLQVESLTVDDDGKDSWLDIITSLSWEAATLLKPDMSRGGGMDPGGYVKVKCIACGHRNESMVVKGIVCKKNVAHRRMTSKIDKPHFLILGGALEYHRVSNQLSSVDTLLQQEMDHLKMAVTRIAIHKPNVLLVEKSVSRYAQEYLLAKDISLVLNIKRPLLERIARCTGAQIVPSIDHLTSPKLGYCETFHVDKFFEEHGSAGQGGKKSTKTLMFFEDCPKPLGCTILLKGSNGDELKKVKHVVQYGVFAAYHLALETSFLADEGASPLELPLKSPITVALPDKPSSIVKSISTIPGFSVVTGRGHQGAETNKEVPKCNDGFKTHRTSSSCSESMERSLAGESIHMHEISGDVTQLAQDMSSSHCNSFLTNTAFEKDGKECSKESLHYRQDEGTKTMIRADLISDFFGTFEPSGRDGNNHIKAVALASNQGAGPESPIVRHDNDNNNNFDNDMIHSKEDFPPSTSDHQSILVFLSTRCVWKGTVCERSHLVRIKYYGSSDKPLGRFLRDQLFDQSYTCRSCEMPPEAHVHCYTHRQGSLTICVKKLSEFPLPGEREGKIWMWHRCLKCPRVNGFPPATRRVVMSDAAWGLSFGKFLELSFSNHAAASRVANCGHSLHRDCLRFYGFGKMVACFRYASIDLHSVYLPPSKLEFNYDSQDWLQKEADEQVRSKAEILFSEVCNALNQISRRGNAVTDFKHLIAELEGMLQKEKEESEELLQKFLHKEAKAGGVMVDVLELCKLHRHILILSYVWDQRLIYASNQSKNTLSEDSRHSYLKEKSIGSKEKVVETDVVTRPTRGRSSSDFFRLETKPDGNLDLETTSHLSQSGEVIKGQDKGKDTGHGKFEPSLSPGANINDKPNCSEFGGAARRRTSSEGGSRNLANLSDTLDAAWTGETHPTNILYKENGCRDPDVEAVAVHSPTAIVIAKSNPDNYTADIGGIETGDIHDSKLHSKGLDTRWTGMPFANSCSVNKTSAFNTQKLVDYNFVHMLSFRELDRQTGARLLLPAGINDTIVPVYDDEPTSVIAHVLVSKDYYIQMTESDRPKDSLESSVSLPLFDSTSLLSFNSLDETITNSYRSFGSSEESMTLSTSGSRMVGDSLLYLKDFHARVSFNDDSSLGKVKYTVTCYYAKRFEALRRTCCPTELDFVRSLSRCKKWGAQGGKSNVFFAKTLDDRFVVKQVTKTELESFIKFAPAYFKYLSESISTGSPTCLAKILGIYQVTSKHLKGGKETKMDVLVMENLLYRRNIRRLYDLKGSSRSRYNPDTSGSNKVLLDQNLIEAMPTSPIFVGNKAKRLLERAVWNDTAFLASIYVMDYSLLVGVDEEKHELVLGIIDFMRQYTWDKHLETWVKTSGILGGPKNTSPTVISPQQYKKRFRKAMSLYFLMVPDQWSPPSLQTSESQSDLCDENS; this comes from the exons ATGGGCACCCCTGACAAGAAGATATCTGATCTTGTTGATGTAGTTAGGTCCTGGATCCCTCGAAGGATTGAGCCACCGAATGTGTCGAGGGATTTTTGGATGCCAGATCAAAGTTGTAGGGTATGCTACGATTGTGATTCACAGTTCACAGTATTCAACCGCAGGCATCATTGTCGAATCTGTGGTCGAGTTTTTTGTGCAAAATGCACTGCCAATTTTATTCCTGCGTTTCCACATGAGGCAAATAACGGTCGTGAAAATTCGGAAAGGATTAGGGTCTGTAACTATTGCTTTAAGCCATGGGAGAAGGGAGTAGCAGCTGTTGATAATGCCACTCCCTCAGCCACCCCTTTGCTCAGCCCTTCACCATCTTCGACAAGCTTGGTCAGCTCTAAGTCCAGTCACAGTAGCAGCAGCACTGCCGGTTCAGTTCCATACTCAACTGGGTCTTATCAGTGCGTGCCTTGTAGTCCACATCAATCTTCCCAAATGAATCCGATAACAGACGAGcaagaaaatttaaattcaGGGATGAGTACTAATCCCTCCGAGGCTGTAGAGAATTTGAATTCTAACCAAAATGGCTATTGCTTCAACAG GAGtgatgatgaggatgatgattATGGTGATTCTGACACAGAATCAAGGCATTATTCTCGCGTCAATGACTATGATGATCTAGTTAACATTCAAGGGATTGACCGTGTATATGGACCACATATAATGCATTCTGATGGAGCTAACTGTCAAGAAAGAAGCTCAAGTTGCCTATCGCCACCGCTGAATCTCGAGTTAGACGGTGCAGATGGAATTCAAACACCAGGAAAAGAAGCTGATGAGCATGATCCTACAGATGGATGTGAAACATCTCCCTATCAGGAGGAGGTTAATAATATGGAGCCCGTAGATTTTGAGAATAATGGGCTGCTGTGGCTACCTCCTGAGCCGGAGGATGAAGAGGATGATAGAGAAGCTGTTcttttttatgatgatgatgaagatgaaggtAGTACTGGTGAATGGGCATATCAACGATCCTCGACTAGCTTTGGTTCTGGAGAATTTCGCAGCAGAGATAAGTCAGGTGAGAATAACAAGAAGGCCATGAAGAATGTTGTGGAAGGACACTTTAGAGCTCTAGTAGATCAGCTTTTGCAGGTGGAAAGCCTAACTGTTGATGACGATGGCAAAGATAGTTGGTTGGATATAATTACCTCTTTGTCTTGGGAAGCTGCAACCCTTCTGAAGCCTGATATGAGCAGGGGTGGAGGTATGGATCCTGGTGGATATGTAAAGGTTAAATGCATAGCTTGTGGGCATCGAAATGAAAG CATGGTGGTTAAAGGCATAGTTTGTAAGAAGAATGTGGCTCATCGGCGAATGACATCAAAAATTGACAAACCACATTTTCTAATACTTGGAGGTGCTTTGGAGTATCATCGTGTTTCTAACCAGTTATCAAGTGTTGATACATTGTTACAGCAG GAGATGGACCATTTGAAGATGGCAGTTACGAGGATTGCTATTCATAAACCCAATGTTCTTTTGGTAGAGAAGTCAGTTTCTCGTTATGCCCAAGAATACCTTCTCGCTAAAGACATATCTCTTGTTCTCAATATTAAAAGGCCACTTTTAGAACGTATTGCCCGTTGTACCGGGGCACAGATTGTCCCTTCAATTGATCATTTGACCTCTCCCAAACTGGGTTACTGTGAAACGTTTCACGTCGACAAATTTTTTGAGGAGCATGGCAGTGCTGGACAAGGTGGGAAAAAATCAACAAAGACTTTAATGTTCTTTGAGGATTGCCCCAAACCGCTGGGTTGCACC ATCTTGCTCAAAGGCTCTAATGGGGATGAGTTGAAGAAGGTGAAACATGTAGTCCAATATGGAGTCTTTGCAGCTTATCATTTGGCGCTGGAAACATCTTTTCTGGCAGATGAAGGTGCTTCCCCCCTAGAGCTTCCCTTGAAATCTCCCATAACCGTTGCACTACCTGATAAACCATCTAGTATCGTAAAATCCATTTCAACTATCCCTGGATTTTCTGTTGTCACCGGTAGAGGGCATCAGGGAGCTGAAACTAATAAAGAAGTACCAAAATGTAATGATGGCTTCAAGACACATAGAACCTCATCTAGCTGCAGTGAATCCATGGAAAGATCACTGGCGGGTGAATCAATCCACATGCACGAGATCTCTGGAGATGTCACCCAACTAGCTCAGGATATGTCATCTTCCCACTGCAATAGTTTCCTCACAAATACTGCTTTTGAGAAGGATGGCAAAGAATGTTCGAAGGAATCTTTACATTATAGACAAGATGAGGGAACAAAGACCATGATACGCGCTGATCTTATTTCAGATTTCTTTGGCACCTTTGAGCCTTCTGGGAGAGATGGCAATAACCACATCAAAGCTGTAGCATTGGCTTCAAATCAAGGAGCTGGTCCTGAGTCACCTATTGTAAGACATGacaatgacaataataataattttgataatgaCATGATACATTCAAAAGAAGATTTTCCTCCCTCAACTTCCGACCATCAGAGTATTTTGGTCTTCTTATCAACACGTTGTGTATGGAAAGGAACTGTTTGTGAAAGATCCCATCTTGTGAGAATTAAATACTATGGAAGCTCTGATAAGCCTCTGGGTCGATTTTTGAGAGATCAACTATTTGATCAG AGTTACACTTGCCGCTCATGTGAAATGCCACCGGAAGCTCATGTTCATTGTTATACTCATCGGCAAGGGAGCCTGACAATTTGTGTGAAGAAACTCTCAGAGTTTCCTTTACCAGGGGAAAGGGAAGGTAAAATCTGGATGTGGCACAGGTGCCTCAAATGTCCTCGTGTAAATGGTTTTCCTCCTGCCACACGGAGAGTAGTTATGTCTGATGCTGCTTGGGGCCTATCTTTTGGTAAATTTTTGGAGCTGAGTTTCTCAAATCATGCAGCAGCAAGCAGGGTTGCAAATTGTGGCCATTCTCTCCACAGAGACTGTTTAAGATTCTATGG ATTTGGGAAGATGGTGGCCTGCTTTCGCTATGCTTCAATTGACCTTCATTCTGTTTATCTTCCCCCATCTAAACTGGAATTCAACTATGATAGTCAGGACTGGCTACAGAAAGAAGCAGACGAG CAGGTACGTAGCAAGGCTGAAATACTGTTTAGTGAAGTCTGCAACGCTCTAAATCAAATTTCAAGAAGGGGAAATGCAGTGACAGATTTTAAGCATCTGATTGCTGAACTTGAAGGAATGCTGcagaaagagaaagaagaatcTGAG GAATTGTTACAAAAGTTTCTGCATAAAGAGGCCAAAGCTGGCGGGGTCATGGTTGATGTTCTAGAGCTCTGTAAATTGCACCGGCATATCCTTATTCTTTCTTATGTATGGGACCAGCGCCTGATATATGCATCCAATCAAAGTAAAAATACTCTTTCAGAAGATTCAAGGCACTCCTATCTGAAAGAGAAATCGATTGGTTCTAAGGAAAAGGTTGTCGAGACAGATGTGGTCACTAGGCCTACAAGAGGCCGTAGCAGTTCTGATTTCTTTCGTTTGGAAACAAAACCTGATGGAAATCTTGATTTAGAAACCACTAGCCACCTTAGCCAGTCTGGTGAAGTGATCAAAGGTCAAGACAAGGGCAAAGACACAGGTCATGGTAAGTTCGAGCCTTCTCTCTCTCCTGGCGCAAATATCAATGATAAACCTAACTGTTCAGAGTTTGGAGGAGCTGCACGGAGGAGGACTTCATCTGAGGGCGGATCTCGTAATTTGGCCAATTTATCTGATACCCTGGATGCAGCATGGACAGGTGAAACTCACCCGACAAATATACTATACAAAGAAAATGGTTGTAGAGATCCTGATGTGGAAGCTGTGGCAGTTCATTCACCTACGGCAATAGTTATTGCAAAATCAAATCCTGATAATTATACTGCTGATATAGGTGGGATTGAAACAGGAGACATTCATGACTCTAAATTGCATTCCAAAGGACTTGATACTAGATGGACTGGGATGCCTTTTGCTAACTCATGTTCAGTGAACAAAACTTCTGCCTTCAATACACAGAAGCTTGTTGATTACAACTTTGTCCACATGTTATCATTTCGAGAGTTGGACCGCCAGACTGGTGCTAGACTGCTTCTTCCTGCTGGCATTAATGATACCATAGTGCCTGTCTATGATGATGAACCCACTAGTGTTATAGCACATGTGCTTGTATCAAAAGATTATTATATCCAGATGACAGAATCTGATAGACCTAAAGACAGTTTAGAAAGTTCAGTTTCATTGCCACTATTTGATTCGACAAGCCTACTTTCTTTCAACTCTTTGGACGAGACTATTACTAACAGCTACAGAAGTTTTGGATCGTCTGAAGAGAGCATGACATTATCCACTTCTGGGTCTCGGATGGTTGGGGATTCACTCCTGTATTTAAAGGATTTTCATGCAAGGGTTTCTTTTAATGATGACAGTTCCCTCGGAAAAGTGAAGTATACTGTAACTTGCTACTATGCAAAGAGATTTGAGGCTCTAAGAAGAACATGCTGCCCTACTGAGCTAGATTTTGTGCGGTCCCTTAGTCGTTGTAAGAAGTGGGGGGCCCAGGGAGGAAAGAGCAATGTTTTCTTTGCAAAAACCTTGGATGATAGATTTGTTGTCAAGCAGGTTACAAAGACAGAGCTTGAATCATTTATCAAGTTTGCACCggcttattttaaatatttatccGAGTCAATCAGTACAGGAAGCCCAACTTGTCTAGCAAAGATATTGGGCATTTATCAG GTAACATCAAAGCACCTCAAAGGAGGGAAGGAAACAAAAATGGATGTTTTGGTTATGGAAAATCTTCTCTATCGGCGTAACATTAGAAGGCTTTATGACCTTAAAGGTTCTTCCCGATCAAGGTACAATCCAGATACAAGTGGGAGCAATAAAGTTCTGCTTGATCAGAATCTCATTGAAGCTATGCCAACCTCTCCAATATTTGTTGGGAACAAGGCAAAGCGGCTTCTTGAGAGGGCTGTGTGGAATGATACTGCATTCCTTGCT TCAATATATGTGATGGACTACTCATTGCTGGTTGGTGTGGACGAGGAAAAGCATGAGCTAGTTTTAGGTATCATTGATTTTATGAGGCAATATACATGGGACAAACACCTCGAAACTTGGGTGAAGACCTCAGGCATACTTGGTGGACCCAAGAATACTTCTCCAACTGTTATATCACCACAACAGTACAAGAAACGGTTCAGGAAAGCTATGAGCTTATATTTTCTTATGGTGCCAGATCAATGGTCTCCTCCTAGCTTACAAACCAGTGAGTCTCAATCTGATCTTTGTGATGAAAATTCATGA
- the LOC123907160 gene encoding 1-phosphatidylinositol-3-phosphate 5-kinase FAB1A isoform X1, with amino-acid sequence MGTPDKKISDLVDVVRSWIPRRIEPPNVSRDFWMPDQSCRVCYDCDSQFTVFNRRHHCRICGRVFCAKCTANFIPAFPHEANNGRENSERIRVCNYCFKPWEKGVAAVDNATPSATPLLSPSPSSTSLVSSKSSHSSSSTAGSVPYSTGSYQCVPCSPHQSSQMNPITDEQENLNSGMSTNPSEAVENLNSNQNGYCFNRSDDEDDDYGDSDTESRHYSRVNDYDDLVNIQGIDRVYGPHIMHSDGANCQERSSSCLSPPLNLELDGADGIQTPGKEADEHDPTDGCETSPYQEEVNNMEPVDFENNGLLWLPPEPEDEEDDREAVLFYDDDEDEGSTGEWAYQRSSTSFGSGEFRSRDKSGENNKKAMKNVVEGHFRALVDQLLQVESLTVDDDGKDSWLDIITSLSWEAATLLKPDMSRGGGMDPGGYVKVKCIACGHRNESMVVKGIVCKKNVAHRRMTSKIDKPHFLILGGALEYHRVSNQLSSVDTLLQQEMDHLKMAVTRIAIHKPNVLLVEKSVSRYAQEYLLAKDISLVLNIKRPLLERIARCTGAQIVPSIDHLTSPKLGYCETFHVDKFFEEHGSAGQGGKKSTKTLMFFEDCPKPLGCTILLKGSNGDELKKVKHVVQYGVFAAYHLALETSFLADEGASPLELPLKSPITVALPDKPSSIVKSISTIPGFSVVTGRGHQGAETNKEVPKCNDGFKTHRTSSSCSESMERSLAGESIHMHEISGDVTQLAQDMSSSHCNSFLTNTAFEKDGKECSKESLHYRQDEGTKTMIRADLISDFFGTFEPSGRDGNNHIKAVALASNQGAGPESPIVRHDNDNNNNFDNDMIHSKEDFPPSTSDHQSILVFLSTRCVWKGTVCERSHLVRIKYYGSSDKPLGRFLRDQLFDQSYTCRSCEMPPEAHVHCYTHRQGSLTICVKKLSEFPLPGEREGKIWMWHRCLKCPRVNGFPPATRRVVMSDAAWGLSFGKFLELSFSNHAAASRVANCGHSLHRDCLRFYGFGKMVACFRYASIDLHSVYLPPSKLEFNYDSQDWLQKEADEVDKLILVEILDIALTSESFCIHAIVDLVQQVRSKAEILFSEVCNALNQISRRGNAVTDFKHLIAELEGMLQKEKEESEELLQKFLHKEAKAGGVMVDVLELCKLHRHILILSYVWDQRLIYASNQSKNTLSEDSRHSYLKEKSIGSKEKVVETDVVTRPTRGRSSSDFFRLETKPDGNLDLETTSHLSQSGEVIKGQDKGKDTGHGKFEPSLSPGANINDKPNCSEFGGAARRRTSSEGGSRNLANLSDTLDAAWTGETHPTNILYKENGCRDPDVEAVAVHSPTAIVIAKSNPDNYTADIGGIETGDIHDSKLHSKGLDTRWTGMPFANSCSVNKTSAFNTQKLVDYNFVHMLSFRELDRQTGARLLLPAGINDTIVPVYDDEPTSVIAHVLVSKDYYIQMTESDRPKDSLESSVSLPLFDSTSLLSFNSLDETITNSYRSFGSSEESMTLSTSGSRMVGDSLLYLKDFHARVSFNDDSSLGKVKYTVTCYYAKRFEALRRTCCPTELDFVRSLSRCKKWGAQGGKSNVFFAKTLDDRFVVKQVTKTELESFIKFAPAYFKYLSESISTGSPTCLAKILGIYQVTSKHLKGGKETKMDVLVMENLLYRRNIRRLYDLKGSSRSRYNPDTSGSNKVLLDQNLIEAMPTSPIFVGNKAKRLLERAVWNDTAFLASIYVMDYSLLVGVDEEKHELVLGIIDFMRQYTWDKHLETWVKTSGILGGPKNTSPTVISPQQYKKRFRKAMSLYFLMVPDQWSPPSLQTSESQSDLCDENS; translated from the exons ATGGGCACCCCTGACAAGAAGATATCTGATCTTGTTGATGTAGTTAGGTCCTGGATCCCTCGAAGGATTGAGCCACCGAATGTGTCGAGGGATTTTTGGATGCCAGATCAAAGTTGTAGGGTATGCTACGATTGTGATTCACAGTTCACAGTATTCAACCGCAGGCATCATTGTCGAATCTGTGGTCGAGTTTTTTGTGCAAAATGCACTGCCAATTTTATTCCTGCGTTTCCACATGAGGCAAATAACGGTCGTGAAAATTCGGAAAGGATTAGGGTCTGTAACTATTGCTTTAAGCCATGGGAGAAGGGAGTAGCAGCTGTTGATAATGCCACTCCCTCAGCCACCCCTTTGCTCAGCCCTTCACCATCTTCGACAAGCTTGGTCAGCTCTAAGTCCAGTCACAGTAGCAGCAGCACTGCCGGTTCAGTTCCATACTCAACTGGGTCTTATCAGTGCGTGCCTTGTAGTCCACATCAATCTTCCCAAATGAATCCGATAACAGACGAGcaagaaaatttaaattcaGGGATGAGTACTAATCCCTCCGAGGCTGTAGAGAATTTGAATTCTAACCAAAATGGCTATTGCTTCAACAG GAGtgatgatgaggatgatgattATGGTGATTCTGACACAGAATCAAGGCATTATTCTCGCGTCAATGACTATGATGATCTAGTTAACATTCAAGGGATTGACCGTGTATATGGACCACATATAATGCATTCTGATGGAGCTAACTGTCAAGAAAGAAGCTCAAGTTGCCTATCGCCACCGCTGAATCTCGAGTTAGACGGTGCAGATGGAATTCAAACACCAGGAAAAGAAGCTGATGAGCATGATCCTACAGATGGATGTGAAACATCTCCCTATCAGGAGGAGGTTAATAATATGGAGCCCGTAGATTTTGAGAATAATGGGCTGCTGTGGCTACCTCCTGAGCCGGAGGATGAAGAGGATGATAGAGAAGCTGTTcttttttatgatgatgatgaagatgaaggtAGTACTGGTGAATGGGCATATCAACGATCCTCGACTAGCTTTGGTTCTGGAGAATTTCGCAGCAGAGATAAGTCAGGTGAGAATAACAAGAAGGCCATGAAGAATGTTGTGGAAGGACACTTTAGAGCTCTAGTAGATCAGCTTTTGCAGGTGGAAAGCCTAACTGTTGATGACGATGGCAAAGATAGTTGGTTGGATATAATTACCTCTTTGTCTTGGGAAGCTGCAACCCTTCTGAAGCCTGATATGAGCAGGGGTGGAGGTATGGATCCTGGTGGATATGTAAAGGTTAAATGCATAGCTTGTGGGCATCGAAATGAAAG CATGGTGGTTAAAGGCATAGTTTGTAAGAAGAATGTGGCTCATCGGCGAATGACATCAAAAATTGACAAACCACATTTTCTAATACTTGGAGGTGCTTTGGAGTATCATCGTGTTTCTAACCAGTTATCAAGTGTTGATACATTGTTACAGCAG GAGATGGACCATTTGAAGATGGCAGTTACGAGGATTGCTATTCATAAACCCAATGTTCTTTTGGTAGAGAAGTCAGTTTCTCGTTATGCCCAAGAATACCTTCTCGCTAAAGACATATCTCTTGTTCTCAATATTAAAAGGCCACTTTTAGAACGTATTGCCCGTTGTACCGGGGCACAGATTGTCCCTTCAATTGATCATTTGACCTCTCCCAAACTGGGTTACTGTGAAACGTTTCACGTCGACAAATTTTTTGAGGAGCATGGCAGTGCTGGACAAGGTGGGAAAAAATCAACAAAGACTTTAATGTTCTTTGAGGATTGCCCCAAACCGCTGGGTTGCACC ATCTTGCTCAAAGGCTCTAATGGGGATGAGTTGAAGAAGGTGAAACATGTAGTCCAATATGGAGTCTTTGCAGCTTATCATTTGGCGCTGGAAACATCTTTTCTGGCAGATGAAGGTGCTTCCCCCCTAGAGCTTCCCTTGAAATCTCCCATAACCGTTGCACTACCTGATAAACCATCTAGTATCGTAAAATCCATTTCAACTATCCCTGGATTTTCTGTTGTCACCGGTAGAGGGCATCAGGGAGCTGAAACTAATAAAGAAGTACCAAAATGTAATGATGGCTTCAAGACACATAGAACCTCATCTAGCTGCAGTGAATCCATGGAAAGATCACTGGCGGGTGAATCAATCCACATGCACGAGATCTCTGGAGATGTCACCCAACTAGCTCAGGATATGTCATCTTCCCACTGCAATAGTTTCCTCACAAATACTGCTTTTGAGAAGGATGGCAAAGAATGTTCGAAGGAATCTTTACATTATAGACAAGATGAGGGAACAAAGACCATGATACGCGCTGATCTTATTTCAGATTTCTTTGGCACCTTTGAGCCTTCTGGGAGAGATGGCAATAACCACATCAAAGCTGTAGCATTGGCTTCAAATCAAGGAGCTGGTCCTGAGTCACCTATTGTAAGACATGacaatgacaataataataattttgataatgaCATGATACATTCAAAAGAAGATTTTCCTCCCTCAACTTCCGACCATCAGAGTATTTTGGTCTTCTTATCAACACGTTGTGTATGGAAAGGAACTGTTTGTGAAAGATCCCATCTTGTGAGAATTAAATACTATGGAAGCTCTGATAAGCCTCTGGGTCGATTTTTGAGAGATCAACTATTTGATCAG AGTTACACTTGCCGCTCATGTGAAATGCCACCGGAAGCTCATGTTCATTGTTATACTCATCGGCAAGGGAGCCTGACAATTTGTGTGAAGAAACTCTCAGAGTTTCCTTTACCAGGGGAAAGGGAAGGTAAAATCTGGATGTGGCACAGGTGCCTCAAATGTCCTCGTGTAAATGGTTTTCCTCCTGCCACACGGAGAGTAGTTATGTCTGATGCTGCTTGGGGCCTATCTTTTGGTAAATTTTTGGAGCTGAGTTTCTCAAATCATGCAGCAGCAAGCAGGGTTGCAAATTGTGGCCATTCTCTCCACAGAGACTGTTTAAGATTCTATGG ATTTGGGAAGATGGTGGCCTGCTTTCGCTATGCTTCAATTGACCTTCATTCTGTTTATCTTCCCCCATCTAAACTGGAATTCAACTATGATAGTCAGGACTGGCTACAGAAAGAAGCAGACGAGGTCGATAAGCTAATCTTAGTTGAGATATTAGATATAGCACTCACTTCTGAGTCTTTCTGTATTCATGCGATTGTTGATCTTGTCCAGCAGGTACGTAGCAAGGCTGAAATACTGTTTAGTGAAGTCTGCAACGCTCTAAATCAAATTTCAAGAAGGGGAAATGCAGTGACAGATTTTAAGCATCTGATTGCTGAACTTGAAGGAATGCTGcagaaagagaaagaagaatcTGAG GAATTGTTACAAAAGTTTCTGCATAAAGAGGCCAAAGCTGGCGGGGTCATGGTTGATGTTCTAGAGCTCTGTAAATTGCACCGGCATATCCTTATTCTTTCTTATGTATGGGACCAGCGCCTGATATATGCATCCAATCAAAGTAAAAATACTCTTTCAGAAGATTCAAGGCACTCCTATCTGAAAGAGAAATCGATTGGTTCTAAGGAAAAGGTTGTCGAGACAGATGTGGTCACTAGGCCTACAAGAGGCCGTAGCAGTTCTGATTTCTTTCGTTTGGAAACAAAACCTGATGGAAATCTTGATTTAGAAACCACTAGCCACCTTAGCCAGTCTGGTGAAGTGATCAAAGGTCAAGACAAGGGCAAAGACACAGGTCATGGTAAGTTCGAGCCTTCTCTCTCTCCTGGCGCAAATATCAATGATAAACCTAACTGTTCAGAGTTTGGAGGAGCTGCACGGAGGAGGACTTCATCTGAGGGCGGATCTCGTAATTTGGCCAATTTATCTGATACCCTGGATGCAGCATGGACAGGTGAAACTCACCCGACAAATATACTATACAAAGAAAATGGTTGTAGAGATCCTGATGTGGAAGCTGTGGCAGTTCATTCACCTACGGCAATAGTTATTGCAAAATCAAATCCTGATAATTATACTGCTGATATAGGTGGGATTGAAACAGGAGACATTCATGACTCTAAATTGCATTCCAAAGGACTTGATACTAGATGGACTGGGATGCCTTTTGCTAACTCATGTTCAGTGAACAAAACTTCTGCCTTCAATACACAGAAGCTTGTTGATTACAACTTTGTCCACATGTTATCATTTCGAGAGTTGGACCGCCAGACTGGTGCTAGACTGCTTCTTCCTGCTGGCATTAATGATACCATAGTGCCTGTCTATGATGATGAACCCACTAGTGTTATAGCACATGTGCTTGTATCAAAAGATTATTATATCCAGATGACAGAATCTGATAGACCTAAAGACAGTTTAGAAAGTTCAGTTTCATTGCCACTATTTGATTCGACAAGCCTACTTTCTTTCAACTCTTTGGACGAGACTATTACTAACAGCTACAGAAGTTTTGGATCGTCTGAAGAGAGCATGACATTATCCACTTCTGGGTCTCGGATGGTTGGGGATTCACTCCTGTATTTAAAGGATTTTCATGCAAGGGTTTCTTTTAATGATGACAGTTCCCTCGGAAAAGTGAAGTATACTGTAACTTGCTACTATGCAAAGAGATTTGAGGCTCTAAGAAGAACATGCTGCCCTACTGAGCTAGATTTTGTGCGGTCCCTTAGTCGTTGTAAGAAGTGGGGGGCCCAGGGAGGAAAGAGCAATGTTTTCTTTGCAAAAACCTTGGATGATAGATTTGTTGTCAAGCAGGTTACAAAGACAGAGCTTGAATCATTTATCAAGTTTGCACCggcttattttaaatatttatccGAGTCAATCAGTACAGGAAGCCCAACTTGTCTAGCAAAGATATTGGGCATTTATCAG GTAACATCAAAGCACCTCAAAGGAGGGAAGGAAACAAAAATGGATGTTTTGGTTATGGAAAATCTTCTCTATCGGCGTAACATTAGAAGGCTTTATGACCTTAAAGGTTCTTCCCGATCAAGGTACAATCCAGATACAAGTGGGAGCAATAAAGTTCTGCTTGATCAGAATCTCATTGAAGCTATGCCAACCTCTCCAATATTTGTTGGGAACAAGGCAAAGCGGCTTCTTGAGAGGGCTGTGTGGAATGATACTGCATTCCTTGCT TCAATATATGTGATGGACTACTCATTGCTGGTTGGTGTGGACGAGGAAAAGCATGAGCTAGTTTTAGGTATCATTGATTTTATGAGGCAATATACATGGGACAAACACCTCGAAACTTGGGTGAAGACCTCAGGCATACTTGGTGGACCCAAGAATACTTCTCCAACTGTTATATCACCACAACAGTACAAGAAACGGTTCAGGAAAGCTATGAGCTTATATTTTCTTATGGTGCCAGATCAATGGTCTCCTCCTAGCTTACAAACCAGTGAGTCTCAATCTGATCTTTGTGATGAAAATTCATGA